The following proteins come from a genomic window of Kwoniella bestiolae CBS 10118 chromosome 3, complete sequence:
- a CDS encoding threonine-tRNA ligase → MSSAAHPVHSTAEPAKPAEGLEPVTPGASATQVNKKQGGEGKPNKKEKKDKKGGGGGGPLELSPPPEFFAERIQIYDKYKAEYEEFVAKQERVDITVTLPDGKKIEGKAWETTPLEIARGISPGLADKVIIAKVNNQELWDLTRPLESSCDLKLLDFDSPDNNYEARQVFWHSSAHVLGEACERRFDGCCLGYGPPLEEGGFFYDMGLAGGRTINQEDYKGIEDVCKIAVKEKQPFERLELPKETLLEMFKYNKYKQHYINDKVPDGTRTTVYKCGPLIDLCLGPHVPHTGRIKALAVTKNSSSYFLGDAKNDTFQRVYGMSFPDNDRMKEYKKYLEEAAKRDHRKIGKDQELFVFNDLSPGSAFFLPHGMRIYNTLMNFIKAEYFKRGFSEVGSPNIFNSKLWETSGHWQNYAEDMFQLKVDEDTFALKPMNCPGHCVIFDSRERSYKELPLRYAEFGVLHRNEASGALSGLTRVRRFVQDDAHIFCTPDQVESELYGAFEFLDAVYKPFGFTYKVGLSTRNPKKWMGDLALWDKAESTLREVLEKKVPGKWHVNEEDAAFYGPKLDFQLTDALKRNWQCGTIQLDFNLPERFNLKYHSAEQSSESTPGAQFARPVMIHRAILGSLERFIAIITESSGGKWPFWLSPRQVVVIPVAKAYVEYAQQVSKRFTDAGLYAEADLSDNTLNKKIRNAQTAQWNFIMVVGQDELDSQSVNIRNRDDEVQGREETVKLDVAVEKLTALKESKAAVSKL, encoded by the exons ATGTCATCTGCCGCCCACCCTGTGCACTCTACCGCCGAACCTGCCAAGCCCGCTGAGGGTCTGGAACCTGTCACTCCTGGAGCTTCTGCCACCCAGGTAAACAAGAAGCAAGGCGGAGAGGGCAAGCCAaataagaaggagaagaaagataagaagggaggtggtggtggtggaccttTGGAGCTTAGTCCTCCACCTGAGTTCTTCGCTGAGAGGATTCAGATTTACGATAAATACAAGGCGGAGTATGAAGAGTTTGTTGCCA AACAAGAGCGAGTAGATATCACGGTCACCCTCCCAGacgggaagaagatcgagggAAAGGCATGGGAGACCACTCCCCTGGAAATTGCCAGAGGTATCTCACCGGGATTAGCAGATAAAGTGATAATTGCCAAAGTGAACAACCAAGAATTATGGGATCTCACTCGACCATTAGAATCTTCCTGCGATCTGAAACTCCTCGATTTCGATTCGCCCGATAACAATTATGAAGCTCGACAGGTGTTCTGGCACTCGTCTGCGCACGTTCTGGGAGAAGCTTGTGAGAGGAGGTTTGACGGTTGTTGTCTTGGTTATGGACCGCctttggaggaaggtggtttcTTCTATGATATGGGTCTGGCAGGTGGGAGAACGATAAATCAGGAGGATTATAAGGGTATTGAGGATGTTTGTAAGATTGCTGTGAAGGAGAAACAACCCTTTGAGAGACTGGAATTGCCAAAAGAGACTTTGTTGGAGatgttcaag TACAACAAATACAAGCAACATTATATCAACGATAAAGTACCTGATGGAACCAGAACCACCGTATATAAATGTGGTCCTCTGATAGATTTGTGTCTTGGTCCCCACGTTCCTCATACCGGTAGAATCAAGGCTCTTGCAGTTACCAAG AACTCCTCGTCCTATTTCCTCGGTGATGCCAAGAACGATACCTTCCAACGAGTCTACGGAATGTCCTTCCCCGATAACGACCGAATGAAAGAGTATAAGAAATACCTCGAGGAAGCTGCCAAACGAGATCACCGAAAGATCGGTAAAGATCAAGAGCTCTTCGTGTTTAATGATTTGAGCCCAGGAAGTGCTTTCTTCTTACCTCACGGTATGAGAATCTACAACACCCTCATGAACTTCATCAAG GCTGAATACTTCAAACGAGGTTTCTCGGAAG TGGGCTCACCTAACATCTTCAACTCGAAATTATGGGAAACCTCAGGACACTGGCAAAACTACGCTGAAGATATGTTCCAACTCAAAGTCGACGAAGATACTTTCGCTTTGAAGCCTATGAACTGTCCCGGGCATTGTGTGATTTTCGATTCTCGAGAGAGATCATACAAGGAATTACCACTGCGATATGCTGAGTTTGGTGTATTGCATCGAAATGAAGCTTCCGGAGCTTTGTCAGGTTTGACCAGAGTACGAAGATTCGTAcaagatgatg CACACATCTTCTGTACTCCCGATCAAGTAGAGTCGGAATTGTACGGAGCATTTGAATTCCTCGATGCTGTCTACAAACCCTTCGGATTCACTTACAAAGTGGGATTATCCACCCGAAACCCCAAGAAATGGATGGGTGATCTTGCCTTGTGGGATAAGGCGGAATCTACGCTGAGGGAagtgttggagaagaaggttccTGGTAAATGGCACGTTaacgaggaagatgccgCTTTCTATGGTCCCAAG CTCGATTTCCAATTGACTGATGCCTTGAAGCGAAACTGGCAATGCGGTACCAtccag CTCGACTTTAACCTTCCCGAACGATTCAACCTGAAATACCACTCCGCCGAGCAATCCTCCGAATCTACCCCTGGTGCTCAATTCGCACGACCTGTCATGATCCACCGAGCTATCTTGGGATCTTTAGAGAGGTTCATCGCTATTATCACTGAATCCTCGGGTGGTaaatg GCCATTCTGGTTATCGCCCCGACAAGTCGTCGTCATCCCCGTAGCCAAGGCATACGTCGAATACGCTCAACAAGTATCCAAGAGATTTACCGACGCCGGATTATACGCCGAAGCGGACTTGAGCGATAATACCTTGAACAAGAAGATTAGGAATGCTCAAACTGCTCAATGGAATTTCATCATGG TCGTCGGTCAAGATGAACTGGACTCTCAATCCGTCAATATCCGAAATAGGGATGACGAGGTGCAAGGCCGAGAGGAGACTGTTAAACTTGATGTGGCCGTTGAGAAGTTGACCGCTTTGAAAGAGAGCAAAGCTGCTGTAAGTAAATTATAG